The Oncorhynchus nerka isolate Pitt River linkage group LG9a, Oner_Uvic_2.0, whole genome shotgun sequence genome has a segment encoding these proteins:
- the LOC115134358 gene encoding diacylglycerol O-acyltransferase 1-like, with protein sequence MSAAEPEACALSSSSLDVEEKCQYYGNSSSDPPTEPHPDMDMFCCHSVQDSLLSSDSRFTNYRGILNWIIILLILTHAHLFLDNFIQHGFLIDLTKVLEHLMEDHYNWPSVNLILAANMFAISALLLERCLDKGTLSPSAGHCLHLGNLGLLTLFPAVIILYDTSISTGGAYFSLWTYTVLGLKLYSYQETNSWYRQGSVPSPGTDKCVLHETKKHLEHLNIKDLYYFLLAPTLCYQRDFPFTPRVRINVLCKTLIEMVVLTQIIVGVVQQWIEPIFQRSENSFSNMDITTRVEHLMELVAPNHFLWLMFSFLFSHSYLNFCAELLCFGDRHFYGDWWNAKTLKCFWGNWNIPLHKWCYRHLYTPLLKKRVSQKQADLLVFLMSAALCEYVIALPLHSCRLWIFFMMIFELLVDVYLGDYFKGNYGNGLVWLCFLLGPPLAMMTYFHDHYMSHHGQHPPGLSVAECLS encoded by the exons ATGTCTGCAGCAGAACCAGAGGCCtgtgccctctcctcttcttcactTGATGTGGAAGAGAAATGTCAGTACTATGGCAATTCTAGCTCTGATCCTCCCACTGAACCACATCCAGACATGGACATGTTCTG CTGTCACAGTGTCCAGGATTccttactgagctctgacagccGCTTCACAAACTATAGAGGGATTCTCAACTGGATCATTATCCTTCTG ATCTTGACCCATGCTCACCTGTTCCTGGATAACTTTATACA ACATGGCTTCTTGATTGACTTGACGAAAGTCTTGGAGCACCTTATGGAGGACCATTACAACTGGCCATCTGTCAACCTCATACTGG CTGCCAATATGTTTGCTATTTCTGCTCTGCTACTTGAGAGGTGTCTGGATAAG GGAACACTATCCCCAAGTGCAGGGCACTGTTTACACCTGGGGAACCTGGGATTACTAACACTTTTCCCTGCTGTCATCATTCTATATGATACTTCAATATCAACAG GGGGAGCATATTTCTCACTCTGGACCTACACTGTTCTTGGGCTCAAGCTTTATTCTTACCAAGAAACCAACAGTTGGTATCGTCAGGGGTCTGTTCCATCTCCAG GAACGGATAAGTGTGTATTACATGAGACAAAAAAACATCTAGAACACCTAAATATTAAAG acCTTTACTACTTTCTCCTGGCGCCCACTTTATGCTACCAGCGAGACTTCCCCTTCACACCGAGGGTCCGTATCAACGTTCTTTGTAAGACACTGATAGAAATG GTGGTCCTTACTCAAATTATTGTGGGAGTTGTGCAGCAG TGGATTGAACCCATCTTCCAGAGATCAGAAAACTCCTTCTCT AATATGGACATCACTACCAGGGTGGAGCACTTGATGGAGCTTGTG GCTCCCAACCACTTCTTGTGGCTGATGTTCTCTTTCCTGTTTTCTCACTCCTACCTGAACTTCTGTGCTGAACTGTTGTGCTTTGGAGACCGCCATTTCTATGGGGATTGGTG GAATGCTAAAACActcaaatgtttttgggggaattGGAATATTCCTCTTCATAAGTGGTGCTACAG ACACTTGTATACACCACTACTGAAAAAGAGGGTGTCACAAAAGCAAGCAGATCTGCTGGTCTTCCTGATGTCAGCTGCCCTTTGCGAG TATGTCATTGCTCTGCCCTTACACAGCTGTCGTCTATGGATCTTCTTCATGATGATCTTTGAG CTCCTGGTAGATGTTTACCTTGGAGACTATTTCAAGGGTAACTATGGCAATGGGCTGGTGTGGCTGTGCTTTCTACTGGGTCCTCCCCTGGCTATGATGACCTATTTCCATGACCACTACATGAGTCACCATGGCCAACATCCTCCTGGACTGTCCGTTGCTGAGTGTTTGTCATGA